AGCATTCATAAGGTTTGctatatttagatattattacctatttatttcatatcaaatagcaatttattaattttttgatattatattataaaatcaaaatatttcataatcaaTCGAAAGTTCGCTATCTGCCTTAATATgtcaaaatgtatttttttttcgtgacaacgtcttattcgatagagccggttgcacgcacgaaaaaacatgactcatgcggcgttacctcgctctgactcatctgaggcgttccatgtaatgcttgaagtgcaagcgagagcacgcaacgagcgacaaagaagcacaatcggacgttgtcacgttcaactatagTCAGTAAACctactttacagacaaccaaattttttttttaatgtaaagtctccttttctttgtttattttaaattgatatatttataaaaaaaattttgggTAATAAACTTTACTGGTTCTAAAATCGCATTTCCTAACTTATACCTAGTTCTAGATGAGGTGACGATTATTACGATTTGTTCAATAAATGACCTACAGCCTACTTGTGCTTTATGAAATCCACAAAACAAAGTACACTAGATTTATTATCGTGTGCAAAGATTACAATGatgcagttaaaaataatgattgttGAGACTTGAGTTAAATGCGATCACAAGCGCGTCGTCACGCACTTAGGGACAGAGAAAATTAAGAAATTCTAGCGTAACAGATTCACGTATTGGAAATAGCGAAAGTTGTGGTTTATGTTAAATCGAcctttatttgtattgtaatgATATTGaaagttttattattgataaaagTGTCATGAGTCAATTtgtataagattttattagaAGGTATCTTTTGCGGCTGAATCAATTCAATGTTGAAGAAAAATCGATGATTCTATCGATCGAAATAACAATAAGAAGAAACATATACAAGTATATatcttcaattaatttaaGCATATCTTTATTCTGAGTAATTAtaccaatttttaaaaataagtaataagaaagaaataaCACCGTCTCGGAACTCTTGTCAATTAAACAATAACGATGATCATCTTGTTATTTAGGCGGAGATCCTGTATTGAATTCTTCCAACCTCGGGTTCAACGATTTGATGAACTTTATCCGCTGCCAGCCTACGGTTGTTGACAGGATATTTTAACTGTTCAATTATTTCTTACGATTCTGTACCCACTGTATGTCTCATGCATAATGCATTCTGGTGTCTCGGAATGTTGGTAAACATGAGGAATTTCACTTTACTTCCGTTGCCAATATTTCCACAGAATTTAGCGTTTATGtagaacataatattcttattaatagcttttttatgttcaaataaatcaaagtaaacgaaaaatgcatttatttacatgtattttatatatatttacattatatatagtaaattCAGTCATAACGACAatcaatacatttaaaagCTGCAATCTCtggtgtaaatattataatgcccGTAGGCTTTATAAAAGAGATCCCAGAAAGCCATGCTCTCCTTGTTTATTCGATACTCAAGTTTTAGATCAGCATCAATAATCATGTATGGTCGATAATCCTTTCCCGCCGACTTCCATTTGACAGGCAATATATCGTCAACCACAGGCGTTGGATCActgaaaaacaataattaataataaatttattaatattaaggaAGACATTACAATAGGAGTAAATATGAAATCTTAcccatattttacaaaattggCCCACAATTTTGTAATTCGTGCAataagcaatttatttttctcattAGCTTCCACTGTACCACCGAAATTgaaaagatattttaattcttcgtTGTGTACGGCATCGTCTTTCTCACTATCTCCAACATAACTAAATTCATATTGGTACACTGGTTTCGCATTTTCCTTTAGTAAGTTAGAGGTAGTGCGTTCTATGGGATGTTTCATAAGAAAATCCGTAGAAAAATTATCTAATTCAAATGATAAATCTCTCGAACTTGGTTCGTCACCAATGTAAAAATGTTGAGCAATTAGAGCAGCTTCTTCCATTTGTTCATTGTTTAGATAAAAACTTTCTTTTAAAgtctcataaaatatattggacTTATAATATTCATCATCTTCGTTAGCATTAGTACCATAATACTCGTTGCTAGTCTGACCTATTAATATCGGAGTCCCTTTAACTTTCTTAGCATTTGAAAGAGAAAATGGATCCGTGACTATGAAGTTCTCTACTCCGCTAAAAGACCTTTCTTTACACGGCCTTAGTTTTAAATCCAAATCTGCAGCTGCACCAGATACTAATTTGTGATGTGTGCCTTTGAGGAATTCTAACGCTTCAGATGTGTCTGTGGTATTGAATCCAAGGTGTAGAGCTAATTGTTTAGCGACTTCGACATCTGCGTTGACGAATGACCCAGGTTTATGAGGAGTACCACTTTGAGCAATTACTTTACTGAAAAGTTTGTCTTTATTGGAATATAAGTGAAGTAAAGCAGACCCTGCACCTGCACTTTGCCCTCCAATGGTCACGTTATAGGGATTTCCTCCAAAAGCGCGTATATTTCTTCTTACCCATGTAAGAGCTTCATATTGGTCTTTTAGACCTTGATTTCCGGGAACATTAGGTACGTCGAGGCACATGAATCCATAGGGACCTAACCGATAATTAACTGTGACAACGACAATTCCTTGTCTTACTAGATTTTCAGGATCGTAACTATTAGCACTACCAACGACATAGTTACCCCCGTGAAACCATACTAATACTGGCAATGGATTTTGTGAACTAGCTATCGTAGGAACGTAGATATTCAACCGCAAACAATCTAAAGTTTCAATTGCATCACTATCCGATCGCATTGATGATTTAACAGTTTGCGGACATACTATGGAATCGTCATATGCGTTAAAGATTTCTTCATCAAAGCCGGGATGATGACGTGCAGCCTGaaacatattaatttagttttttattaagatGAATTActtatgttacataatatttacatttatcttATCTGACGTAAATGTAACTCAGCAACATACGATAATAGTAAACAATAGTAATTGTtagatattgaatttattagcgttaaacaaacataaatgtataatagCATGCAAAACTTACTCCAAAAGGATTGTCCAAATCCACTTGCGCATATGGTATTCCCAAAAACTGTGAATAGTTCGCGTCGCTGGATTTTAAGCCTCTTACAAGTCCTTGATCAATTAGCACTAATGGGTCAACTCTTACTTGGGCCGAATACGCATTacttattaaactaaaaacacaaattatacTTAAAATTTCCATATTGTCAAAGATCCATGAATGATTCTCAAATGCTTCCCAGCTGAAAGTCACTTTCAAAATGCAATATCTATGAATGCTTTCGTGATAATGTACGTGATGATGAATTGATATCGTTTTCATCTAACTTATCATGTACTTGAAGTTTGATATATTcaagattattttatacaagacAAATCCCCAAAAATGAAAGGAATTTGTAAGGGTTTTTCAGGTATTAAGTTATTAATCTGCATGATTTAGTTTGATTAACAATATAACTTTACATAGTACCTAATGatcaattaatttgtatttttcgtTTGGCGCCACAGGCAATAACTGTATTTCTCGTTTTAATTTTGTCACAGCTTTGCTCCTACTGCTGGGATTACTACTCGGAATATGGGTGGTGTACGGAGTATTGAAGCTCATAATGTCAAGGGTGAGGAGGTCTGCAAAGCTACGTTATGGAGACAAGGAACTGGCAATACAACAACGGTTACGTGCTCTGGATACATTTAGAGGGTTGGTCTTTTATATATTCGACACTTGTTAAGCATGTAAAATTTTGTTGGTATGACATATATGACGGTGACGGCAGCTGCTTTTATTAGGATAGAAGATTGTTGTGTTACTAGATGTGttcttttcattattattaattttaggaAGATACCTGATTATTATCTGCACTCTTTGTCTAGAAACAAAAACACGATGATTCCTATTGCATACCTAGATATTGGTTCAATGATGAAGTCTGCAATAATATGCCATCAGCGATGCATACCTCGCAAATCATTCACTTCAAGCAGTAATCGATACAAAATTGAAAAGAGCTATTGCCATATTAAGCATATCATTGCTCGCGtgaatgtttttctttttatgttCCCACGGAACAAATGTGATGTTTCTAACTTGCATCCACAACTGGTTGTTTCATACTATTTATTATGCGTTTAACAACTGAGCGGGCAATATGTGTAATTAAACAACTATAATTAAAACCACTCCTTTTATTAATAGCGTAAGGGGTATACGGGTTATACCTGTCCCGATGTCTGAGAGGACTTCCGTctcttttatttgtattagttGGAAAAGGATACAGCTATAGTATGTACTGACTGTACataagatattaattttatacgtaAAACGTattaatagttcaggatacatcgcccatttttgcaagtgactactatcaagctaattttccgtttgtcgctttattttgatgagacgcccaataatttcgtgtacgaaagtctcgattgtggtagctaacagagataacaaatccttgttatctctcctaaaattaataataatgaaaagaaCACatctaaaaaaatttttgatttgatggttctcaaatatttattactaactgaatgaatttttttttgttcaatctcaagataattacctaaattattcgaaaaaatatttgtcctacaaaatctatggtttgttcaaagagtccccctttctaaagtgtatcgataacgaggtcatcataaatgattactaacaagctgatttttttgttttcacttagttaatgtttatataattcaacagacatattgtcctacaaattgcgtaataaatatttgagaaccatcaaatcaaaaaattttatctttgttatctgtgttagctaccacaatcgagagtttcgtacacgaaattattcggtgtctcatcaaaataaagctacaaacggaaaatcagcttgatagtagtcacttgcaaaaatgggcgatgtatcctgaactataagtTATTCTTTGAGCTTATAGGTTAATTAAAGTATAAACGAACCAAAAATAGATCGAGGCAAAATATGACAGTCttacagaaaaaataataaaattacactttCTTGTAAAGTACAAATATGTTAGTGAGGATACTTTAACTTTACGTTCCACGAATATCAGACGCATGTCTTGTATTGGTGGAACATGAATTATTCGTTTCCTTTttcattgaatattaaaacgCCAAGGACAAAGGTTTTGATTTCATGTtgaatgttaaatattttagttatttttttttattatttttttgctggCGAGCTGGACAGCAAaacgattatattattagattcAAATGTTATAAGAGGGTTTTTGTAAAAGCTTTGTGTAAGCTTCTTATACTAGGTTTTAGGACACTTCTATCTCATCACACTATCTTTTAGCATGGCGATATTTTTCATGATATTCAGTACGGGGGGTACTGGTGGCTCTAACATTATGTtctcatacatattattagaagaatttgtttgttataaACCTACAACGGTTTAGCTTTAAGGTATCTTCTTGTAAATTTACATAtagatacaattattaatcttTTAGAATGGCGATAGTTTTCATGATATTCGTGAACGATGGTGCGGGGGGATACTGGTGGCTCGAACACGCGACATGGAACGGTCTGGCCGTCGGGGATTTGGTGTTTCCAGCCTTTTTGTGGATCATGGGCGTGTGCGTTCCACTCTCTGTGAAGAGCGCTTTCGCTAAGGGCATCCCGAGGTGGAAGATATTTATACACATTGTTCGGGTGagttataatgttaattgttttattaataaggtTATTGGTAAAAATGTTTGATACAGATGTGCAACAGGTACATTTTGAGTGTATTTTTTctgaaaaacttttttttcagagaaacttctttaggtgcgttgacagtaattaaatttcaaggttGTTTCATGGCAATACCGCCACGTTATGGATCTTGGTTAATCTTTGAaccttgccaaagaagtttcacttctgacactttTTTACATGCAAATGTAGTGCTTTAACTAAAGTGCTTTTCTGAAATTTGAACTTGTATtcgaattatcaaaattattttttcgcATGTATTCGTATGACGACATATTTGTACGTTATGAGCACGTAATTTATCTTATACTTATTACGGATAGGCAATTGTGCATGAAACGTTACGCTTTATGAAGCAAAAATGCAATTAAAGGCAAATTCTGTTTCTACTATATTATAGACTCGTTGCTTTCTATTAAATGAAGTCCCAACCAAGTCTTGTTAGTAGTAAAAtgagttaaaaaatatgttgtgcttttttatagtttgtgatgttaatattttttataataatcaatttaaaacaatgtcCTATACATtcgaaatttattttcctttatcATTATTATACGATCACAACTGTCTATAAAAACTTAATCGGCCGATTGATATAACAACTACATAATATCGGTAGATCACAAACAGATGATAACTCTAGTTTCTACATTAGATACAGTTCGCATCTCTTTGACGCAAAATTAGATTAGATGGAATCTGACATAAATGtgccacaccccggacactccatacaaaattatagttttgacagtcacactgtagagactgcaaatgtgtgtgtaaactctttatggttggcacatttgtgactagcgtaaaaaaaaattcgcgtttttctgatgaaatacatccgtaaacagcacaatatctaaccattttctacgaaaaacgataatcacaaatccaaaataataaaattgctttaagtcaatttgattaatgttgtcaatcttcgttgcgtttcgtctaaagacgtcgttggtatcgtccttgcggggaaatgggtaccataacatgtctgatcgtgcggggtgaggtaagtgtttaattttggcgggaggcggagagtgtccgttctgtagcgtttagctactattatgtattctgtgaatgtgcttaaaaatgaatttttaaatataaagtaagGTGATAACGAATGACCTTGATTTAAATGTGCCtaaatcttttataaattactgggtttccgcccgcggcttcgcccggcgcgcagtcaaagaaaaacccgcatagttcccattcccgtgggatttctgggtttgcgtcattttcccgggataaatagcctatgtcctttctcgggtatcaaaatatccccttaccaaatttcatgaaaattggtttagtagttaaggcgtgattgagtaacagacagacagacagagttactttcgcatttataatattatagtatggattataaattatCTCAAGCGATTATTAGAAGGGAAATGGCAAGTGAAGAGTTtgttgattaaatatttaaatagatttagTAATTGTTTCGTGAATACTTAATAAGTTATATTTGCCATAAAGTAGGCTTTGATAAGAATTACATAACAGCTAACCGAACGCTGACTGCGCTCGACCAAACCAGTCCCTGTCGTTTATTTGCAATAATGTAGGAAGAGACGCCGGTTGGTTTAACCTTTAAATGTATTGTTATGTCAAACTTAACTGTACTACTAACAATGGGCATTTTTGAACTCGTCCTCAATTCGAGTAACCGCATTTTCAATTTATGAAATACTATTATGGACGTGAAATATAAAGAACAATAAGAtcgacaaaaaaaaaaaaataatgtagagctttagaatgtttaaaaattacctactgtaacttaaaaacgaaaaaaaaagtaattctgTTCTGCAACAACACTGCAAAAATGCTTTGTCAAGGATAGCTAATTTCCGTCATTTGAACGTTTAAATTGCATCGTTTATAACGGACATTAGGCCACTTTCATACATTACATCATCGATTTCCTCGAGTACGTGTGTTAGATATAAAGATGCATTAAATATGCAGTGTTTCGAGATGTTACATTGCGAATTCCATACTCGCGTGCACGCTCTCTCTGCCTCCTTTGATGTGCTGATTATTTGTGAGCAgacgttattttaaatttaaacaagcaAACAagtctaaaatataaataaaatatcatttaaatttattactaaaggGAATGTAACGACAAGGAAGCGTTTtgctttaaatatttgttgttagttggaattttatattgtaatctgGACTAAGTATGTcccatatttttatataataatataagcatAGAAGCCTTTTATGTAGAGTGAAGGACCTACTAATATTGTGTCTATAAAGTAACACAATTTAGTTGAGGTAAATAAGCACTGCTTTAGTGATGTAATTGGCTTGACCCAAAGAAAGGATGCCGGCCTGGTTTAGTTTCTAATCCGATAcggttaatttataataacggGATCGTACTCCTCATATGATAAAACAttcaaattgataaataacatGTTCAATTGTTGACGCGATGTCTTGCCATTCACTGTCCACATTCAATAAACGAATAATGGTTTTTTTTTCTCGGAAACGGCTTCAAGGATTGTCTTGGTATTTCAGAGTTAGCtactatttgtttttattgtattaccgtagataatataatactatacagGTTAATACAAGAAGAATTCAACTATGAGCAACTAACTTAAACactaaaatccatactaatattataaatgcgaaagtaactctgtctgtctgtctgtctgttactcaatcacgccttaactactgaaccaatttgcatgaaatttggtatagagatattttgatacccgagaaacgacataggataggttttatcccggaaatcccacgggaacgggaactatgcgggattttctttgactgcgcgggcgatgccgcgggtggaaagctagtattacaatatttttatgtagtttTGGTTTAAAACCGGATAGTTTATATCATTTATACAGATGGGATAATTCTTACGGAACTTGGCTACATTCTGCAATCATAAACACAATATAGGTGCAGAATACATTATACTTAAACCATTTTCAAGCAATGtcatatgaaatatattttaattcaatacttttttattttcaaaatctatTTGAAACTATGGTAAATGACTAacacattttgaaatattcaaaaagaATCATGTTCATttgcaataataaaacaaacataaataaccaatagttTTATGTAAGAACTTTCATAATAACCTTCCatgttatgttttataaacaattttctttCAGCGTTCCATTATGATGTTTCTACTTGGTGTTTCCTTGAACACAATATACGGGTCTAATATGCTGAGTGAATTGAGGATCTTTGGAGTATTACAACGATTAGCAGTCGCATATTTGATTGCTGCTGGTTTTTATGCGCTAACTGCTCCTAAATATTATACACCGCCGAGGGTAAGTAAttcttcatattataattctttaaatttcttctatatttattatttaagttcttatttaaaatttgtattagtTTGTTTAGAAGGATGAAATACACACATTGTCCAATATTTGTGGGTGACTTTTTTGCGAGAATACACATAATTTCCTGAACTTTTTAAACTGCGATAGAGTAGAAAAAAATGTTCGCGAAGAACTTGAATCTGTCTCTACTCTCTACTCTCTAATCTCTAGATACGTTTACCTCCGTGTCACTTAAAATAATAGGATTGATCCTAGGAGATGagctttttacttttttattcattaactgTAGTAGGTAGATTCAATATGATCTTTATAATAACTAAGTATAGTTAggtacaaattaaaattgaaaacactgtaattaataattgattatttCAGATTAATTAACCCTTTAATTAATCTTTATAAGTAAAACTTCATCTTTACAGGGAGCATGTGGGCAAGCGCTAAAGGACATTCTATCTTGTATGTGGTGCTGGGTGCTCGCCGCCGTGCTCATAGCTCTACATAGTGCTATTACGTTTATTGTACATGATCCTAATTGTCCTGCGtgagttatattttttgtgtttatttgataaagtttgtttttattgaaattgtttaatttgaacagcagttttttaaaaagaactaggtacgtacctacctacctaatagaACATACAGGATAGAATTCGCATTGAGATGGATTTGGATTCATCGATAGAATTCGCGTTTTTGGATttaatttcacaaaatatGGAGACATATTTCACTGACTTTTAAGACTCTTGTTCTCCATACTTTTAAGATTATTGTTTCCTTACGAATAAAATGAGGAAAAGTCATAatagattgtttttttttttatatctattggTGTGTTCAAAGGTACCTTAAATAGTAGTTAGCTCAGTAATTTCTTTACTATCTGTTCTCTCAATAACAAATActgatttaaacattttattcaatttccattttaattcattatataTATTTCCCAGCGGTTACCTCGGTCCAGGCGGTAAACACGACGACTGGGTGGCCCCAGAGTGCAGTGGTGGTGCCGCGGGATATATAGACCGGTTGTTACTGGGGAAATCGCATATGTACCAGCATAGTGATGCTAGGAGGGTGTATGGAGGACCTGCTACTGATCCCGAGGGGCTGTTGGGTGAGTTTTagtagaaaaattaaaattattgaaaacatggaaaaaaatatagtgCCAAATTCACGAACTAACTAAAATACATAATGGTCTACGCAAAAGTGTGTTATAATCAACTTTGAGGCATATGGCGCTGCTTTTGTTGAGCAGGGTCGTATTGCCAGTCGCGTTTCTGGTAAAAAATTCTGCATGCTCATAATATAGGGTGTATCCGTAGCACAGCTCTACTTATAAAGTccttctattatattatgtccgAAATACAGCTCCACTCGTAAGCTCCTACTATTCTGTTCGCGCAAAAGGTGCCGTACGTCCACGGTGCATCTTCACATATAAGGTACTTCCATTCCCAATGCGTGTAGGCTGTCTTCAGTATATTTTCTCCCACAGGTCCTTCAACATATTATCTTTGTTCTCTATTCTAATCTGTATTCACATACAGGTTGTCTAACATCCGCGGTACAAGCTCTAGCAGGTATACAAGCGGGTGCTACAGCAGTGTTACAGCGCTCGCACAAAGCTCGTGTATCCCGCTGGCTCGCAGCTGCATTAGCACTGGCGCTAGCTGCTGCCTTACTAGCCGGCTTCTCAAGGGATCATGGGGTTGTGCCGATTAATAAGAGCTTATGGTAAGTGCACATGACATACTATACCTACAGTTAACAGTACACGCACATGAGACGACTCTACAATACACAGTATACTGGCGTCTGGCGATATGACATACATGTTGACACATTACACAACAGTAAAATACAATACAGTATGTATATTGTTTATACTAAAGTCAATAGTATAAAGTATTATTGACTATACCTACTATAAGACACGTTACAATATGCGCATACATATTATGCACACTTGTATTACATTTAACGATCTTCACTTGTTACAACATCATATAACATACCTACAGTTATTTATACACACAATTCTACATTGGTGCCATGTGCACAAATAACAAACGAATATattgctataataataatctacaaTAACCTATTAATCCACAGGTCGATATCCTACGTACTAGCAACATCAGCAGTATCCCTCACAATCCTCAGCATCACATACACATTCACAGACGCATGGCGGCTCTGGGCCGGCGGGCCCTTCAGAGCCCCAGGGCTAAACGCAATAGCATTATATATAGGACATTCTCTATGTGCCCATTTGTTCCCTTTTCATTGGAAAATACCAGTCATGAGAACACATGCTATAAGATTGATAGAAGCTGTTTGGGGTACGGCGTTATGGGTGATAATAGCGCATGTTATGGCGAAGAAGAAAGTTTTTATTACGTTGTGATGTGGTTAGGTTGACTGGTGTTGctagataattataatactgaTCATTTTATGTAGTGTTTTGTGAGGACTGAGGTGAACGTTTTTGATAGGGTATGAACTTTTCATTtgaataattacaaacctagATAATATTTGTTCCTACTGTTACCTATTATGAGCGTTTAGGGCCACATTCCACATTGGTTATGTTCGGTTTGGTCAATTCATGTACCTATATTGTACCTTTATGGTTCTTGGACTTgcaagtaaataaaacataatttctgTACAATTTATAGAGAATCTTGCAACACCAGTTATACATTTTCTTGTAAAGTATAAGccgaattattttataacgatAAATATCTCCTGTTTCAAAGGATATCAAAATTCAGCGCCAtcttcaaaattataaataattcagcTTAAAATGAAAATCGAATTTAAAACTATTGTAATTGTTTCACTATTACACCTAACCCTAGTTTTATGAGACAAATGTAGAAATGAGATTAATCCTATTAATGTTAGGAATTTAGCGAAAAATAATCGATTTTAACGAACATTTCGAATTCTACTCGAATTGtaagaattattaaatttaaaactacgctTTTGGTGCTCCACTTGAAGCCTTGTGCCTTACGACATCTTTTTCTGGATAGAAAATGATTCTCTTTAgtattttcaatatacatattgAACTCAACAATGGTATATTTTAccgttttattatattgacgAATGAATTTGACCCCAATAAGTATGGATAGAATATGAATACAGATGCtcatgaataaaaaaacatgataatataatgaattatgcagttattatatattatattatgcataaaCAAGGATGATCATTTtgtatcataattattataagatttatgtatttaagtattttaagaCTGAAAGTTTTTATGagaatgtaaaattaaaatattatgaaggtTGTTAAATTCGTTAAATCTAGTCCCAATCGGATGTACTGTTTACATGGGTTTTGGTCAAAAACTTTTGTAAGCTTgctgaaataaagaaattaaatcaatatgtttgtttcattGGACCATAGGCCCGTGAATCCCAACAAAAATATACCAATTTTTTGTGATACCTATTCAGCTTCAATCtgactaataattatattgaagtAATCAACATCTTCACAGTACAGAAATTGTAAACAGAAGGATAAGGACAGAAGGGAAGGTTAGGTAATCAAagtaaggaaaataaaacaatcgaTTTACGATATCCGACGCTTTATTAGCTCAAGGGTGACAGTAATCCGCAATgtcattgaaaataataataaaacaaacgaTTCAACAAATCATGACTCAAGGTAACAGAGAAtagttttaacaaataaaaccatcattaaaattacactTCAAATGTATAACAAATAGGACAACCGTGTGTCCGTTGCACTATGATGTAGTGTGATCCACCCGAGActaataacaaattttatatattagtctttaaaacattaataaactCCATATCCTAAAGTGTACGATAACTGATTAATTAGATAATCTCGAATGGATCAAACTGTTTGTCACCCACGTGGTGCTCCCATACTAACAAGTATGCATAAGTTTGgcatttcatattaatatgttgtttcgacccaagaagcttatatctaatacactggagattgcactatgaacgttgacttgtcacgggaaggtatgaccttgaatgacgcctggttgttttttgtccttttcacacctaacttggcaagttgGTGTGAAAGAGATGAAggaacaaccaggcgtcattcaaggtcataccttcccgtgacaagtcaacgttcatagtgcaatctccagtgtattagatataagcttcttgtgtCGACCGAACCGCG
This window of the Colias croceus chromosome 5, ilColCroc2.1 genome carries:
- the LOC123692132 gene encoding heparan-alpha-glucosaminide N-acetyltransferase, yielding MNESAAVNDTWQWYKDVVRSWLEDPGVEEFQGLNISSLMMDQAYVVGEADRNVAVYSVSDDCFRCPFELQKSISAGFESWWVVDTAKRVTWRVYMDTSEDYMSVRNTSGLICQLRPYLGEFGVYTLNVTGEGCDVRTTREPVDIYMPLLLLLGLLLGIWVVYGVLKLIMSRVRRSAKLRYGDKELAIQQRLRALDTFRGMAIVFMIFVNDGAGGYWWLEHATWNGLAVGDLVFPAFLWIMGVCVPLSVKSAFAKGIPRWKIFIHIVRRSIMMFLLGVSLNTIYGSNMLSELRIFGVLQRLAVAYLIAAGFYALTAPKYYTPPRGACGQALKDILSCMWCWVLAAVLIALHSAITFIVHDPNCPAGYLGPGGKHDDWVAPECSGGAAGYIDRLLLGKSHMYQHSDARRVYGGPATDPEGLLGCLTSAVQALAGIQAGATAVLQRSHKARVSRWLAAALALALAAALLAGFSRDHGVVPINKSLWSISYVLATSAVSLTILSITYTFTDAWRLWAGGPFRAPGLNAIALYIGHSLCAHLFPFHWKIPVMRTHAIRLIEAVWGTALWVIIAHVMAKKKVFITL
- the LOC123692133 gene encoding carboxylesterase 4A-like, translated to MEILSIICVFSLISNAYSAQVRVDPLVLIDQGLVRGLKSSDANYSQFLGIPYAQVDLDNPFGAARHHPGFDEEIFNAYDDSIVCPQTVKSSMRSDSDAIETLDCLRLNIYVPTIASSQNPLPVLVWFHGGNYVVGSANSYDPENLVRQGIVVVTVNYRLGPYGFMCLDVPNVPGNQGLKDQYEALTWVRRNIRAFGGNPYNVTIGGQSAGAGSALLHLYSNKDKLFSKVIAQSGTPHKPGSFVNADVEVAKQLALHLGFNTTDTSEALEFLKGTHHKLVSGAAADLDLKLRPCKERSFSGVENFIVTDPFSLSNAKKVKGTPILIGQTSNEYYGTNANEDDEYYKSNIFYETLKESFYLNNEQMEEAALIAQHFYIGDEPSSRDLSFELDNFSTDFLMKHPIERTTSNLLKENAKPVYQYEFSYVGDSEKDDAVHNEELKYLFNFGGTVEANEKNKLLIARITKLWANFVKYGDPTPVVDDILPVKWKSAGKDYRPYMIIDADLKLEYRINKESMAFWDLFYKAYGHYNIYTRDCSF